The Brassica oleracea var. oleracea cultivar TO1000 chromosome C7, BOL, whole genome shotgun sequence sequence CAGTGGAGACTGATACTGTTGATACTCTGCAGTGTAAGGATAGTTAGCTTCTTCAAAGAGAACATGCCGGCTGATGTAAACTCTACCCGATGGGGGATGAAGACATCTATAGCCCTTGTGTTTCTCACTGTAACCAATGAAGACGCAGTGTAATGACTTAGGATCAAACTTGTTTTGCTGGTAGGGTCGCAACATAGGGAAGCAGCTGCAGCCAAAAACTCTGAGAGAGGTATACACTGGTGGTTTTCCCACAAGCACTTCATACGGACTCTTGTGATTAGAAAGAGCAGACGAGGGCAGGAGATTACCAAGATACACAGCAGTAAAGAACGCCTCAAGCCATAGTTGATGAGGAACCTTACTTTGATACATCATAGCCAAACCAAGCTCAGTGACATGGCGATGCTTGCGTTCTGCTAGTCCGTTTTGCTCCGGCGTGTGCGGACAGGACATCATGTGTCTGATACCACAATGTGCCAGATGACTGAGAAGTTGTCGACTGATAAACTCACCCCCTCTGTCAGATTGAAAGGACTGTATTTTGAGTTCAAGTTGATTTTCAACCAGCTTTTGAAATCGAAGGAATACACTGTGTAAATCAGACTTAATCTTTAAAGGGAACAGCCATGTAAATCTTGAGAAATGATCGATAAAAATTGCATAATATCGATATCCTTGAGTTGATACAACCGGAGAGGGTCCCCACAAATCACAATGGATGCGTTCTAGGGGTCTCTTTGATACAAAAGAAGAAGAGGAAAAAGGGAGCTTAGATATCTTTCCCATTTGACAAGCTTCACACAAACGAGAAGTTGTCTTATTAACTACTATGGCCTTATTCTGCGTGAGGCGTTGGAGAATGTCTAGATGAGGATGGCCCAACCTCATATGCCAAACAGTATCAGTTGTAGCTTGCTGCCTTGAAGAGTAGTAAGCCATAAACTTCATGTTCTCCAACACATACAGATCCTTCTGCCTACTTCCTTTTGTCAGCAGCTGCCTTGTCTGTTTATCCTTAACAACAACACCATCAGAGTCGAACTCAATAGCACAAGGATAGTCAGAGGAGATCTTCTCTTGGTCGGAGAGGGGTGCACCAATGGACTCAAGCTGGTCACATAACGCTTTGATGTCAGCGACGTATTGCGAGAAAGTCTTGCTTCCTTTCTTCATAGACTGTATACGACTCTGAATGTCAAGTTTCCTTGTTGGAGTGACACGGTTGTAGCGCTGAGCAAGGTGGAACCAGATCTCCTGAGCGGAATGAAGACCGTAAATGCCTTTGATGGCGTCTTCCGTTAGCGAACCGACTAACCAAGCCATGACTACTTGATCCGTACGAACCCATTTGGCATAGTCAGGGTTAGCAGTTTCCGTAACTTGTTCTTCAACGTGAACGGTGAGCGTCGGTGAAGGGCGTGGCGTAGCTCCGGTAACGTGACCAAGAAGCGACTGACTGCTGAGAAACTGTTCGAACTGGAACTTCCATGACAGATAGTTCTTGTCAGACAGTTTCAGGGTAACACAATGGGTTATCGTCAAAGGTGAAGAAAGATGATCAGGAACACCATCCATGGGGCTCTGATACCATAAAAGCTTGAACAAAGCTTGAAGGAGAAGACAAAGTTTTCTTTGTATTATTCAACTCCACGTTTACAGACTGATATTATCCTGCTCTTATACACTTGAGCTACGTTCAGATAAGACAACACGTCAGCATACAAGGGAATCAAATCTGTTAGCTAGTTGTATTTGCTGAGCTGTGTTGATCGTACTGTGACATGAACGTTGCGTTGCTTGACCGTTGCAGTAGCTCTGTTTATCATTTAGCTTCAGGCCCATCTTGTTGTGCTGTGTCTTCGGTTGGGCTTGGGTTTTCACATTGAGCAAAGTCTCTGTATTTGGCTCATTAGTGCTTACAAATTCTAATGAGAATTAACTCAGAGCAAATGATTTATACACGTTTATCAAGACAATCCACCACTAGACCACGACAAATCTGACTACCAAACTTATTAATGACTTACAGGAAATTTATATATATAATACAAATTGTTGATTATTGCATATATATATATATATATACCATGATGAGATTATTCAATACATATACATATACCGCATTTCATATAATTATGTTTGCATTTAGCATTGGTGGAATGATTTTTTAGTTTAGATGATTAGTAATATCTTTCAATTGACAAAAGGTTTGTATCGCTGCGGTATGATAACTGTATGACTTGGGGAGAGTTTTTTTGCTGGAAGATGCTACGATGATAATCCCCGAATGATTTGACAACTGTACCGTATATAGATTTACCAAAAGCGGTAACTCAATCCGGTTTTACATAGATTTACATACAATGTGGACAAAACGGGACCGGTTTCAACTTCCCCCTAATGGTGTTGTCGATTAACGAGTATCAACGGCGTGATCATCATCCAACACATGCACGTGAGGGGTACTTTTTGTAATTTTGAAGCAACGTTATGACCCTTTTAGTAAAGTTGTCCCCACCACTAATACCACAATTGCACATGTTTGGTTCATTAATCTTTGAATTATTTCTTGAATATTTCTGCATTAACTACCTTCCATACATGATAAATCTCAAATAAATATTATGAAAAAAGTATTAAACCCGGGTCTATTAAAGACACAGATCTAACTCCGGATGGAGGTACAGTCCACGAATAGACTCTCTCATGCGCATTCAAATGAACCGAAAGCAATAGTACATATCCGTATGGCCAACGAGGTTCGAACCAGAGTTCACTGTATTGGATTTAATCCCTTAAGCGCCACTGGACTACCACCACTGGTTTAAATATATAAATAGTATGATGTTATTTTTTTAAAAGTAGACGTGTGACAATTTTACCGGTACAAATATCACATTTGTCAATCTAAATCAATATATCTATAAAAACAATATTTTCTCCATTAATAGATAGTAGTGTTGTGTTAGTTAAGGTAAAGATAAGATATGTTTCTAGGAAAGACGTGGCTAATTATATGTTTGTACAAGTATGTTAACAAAATAAAATATGGTAAATCCAGCTGGGAAATATCAATTATAATCAGAATCTATTAAAGAAAAAAATAAAATAAGAGGATTAATCAATTAGTGTAAATATTCCCAATAAAATCTCATTTGTCCTCGTCAAACCTTCCGATTTACATGTATGATGATTTATCTCTTGTCCCCTTCATTCGCTATAAAAATGAAATAAAAATAACAAAATAAAAATAAAAGTTTTATCTTTCTACAGAAACCATGACTTTCGCTAACTTTACTCCTTTTTAAATTCACATTTCCCCTCACTCCACTCTCTCCTCTCCTCTCTCTAACAAGAGCTCCGGCGAGAGTTCACCGTAACAACCCCACCGGGAAAAAACAACCTATAGAATTTCATGGAAGAAGAAGCTCACGAATTCTTACACACAGCGGATCATTTCGCCGTAGATGACCTCTTGGTGGATTTCTCTAATGATGATGACGAGGAAAATGATGTCATTGTTGATTCCGACGGCGCTAACACTGCCTTGGCCGTGACCGACAGCTCTAACTCCTCCTCGTTATCCCCCGTAGGTCTCACTAGTTTCCAAGGTGATGTTCAAGACGGCACCAGCTTCTCCGGCGACCTTTGCGTACCGGTATGTTAAAACAATTCCATATATGATTAATTGTATGTAATTTAATTATTGAATTTTAGGAAAGCAAAATAAATGATATGTACTTGTGATTATATAAAGGATATATGTAATTGTGATTAGTGAATTTCATATAATTTAAGGGAAGTTTTATTGGTTAGTCGATTTTAATTGATTTGAATTATTTGTTTGATTATTTCGTTCGGACAGAGTGATGAGCTGGCTGAGCTGGAGTGGCTGTCTAACTTCGTGGAGGACTCGTTCTCGACCGACGACGTACAGAAGCTACAGCTAATATCCGGTTACAAAGCCCGACCCGACCCGAAACCCGAACCGGAAAACCAGAATAGCAGCAGTCCGATTTTCACCACTGACGTCTCCGTGCCGGCCAAAGCCAGGAGCAAACGCTCACGCGCCGCAGCGTGTAACTGGGCCTCACGTGGGCTTCTCATGGAAGCCGTTTACGACAACCCGTTCACCGGAGAAACCATTCTCTCCCGCCACCACCTCTCTCCTCCGACCTCGCCGGTGTCCATGACACATCCCGTGAAAAAGCAAGCCCTCGACGGGTTCCGGCGAAAGAAAGATTCTTTGCTGGACTCCGGCGCAGAGGAGCGGCGGTGTCTCCACTGCGCCACCGACAAGACGCCGCAGTGGCGGACGGGTCCAATGGGCCCTAAGACGCTGTGCAACGCTTGCGGCGTGAGGTACAAATCGGGGCGTCTGGTGCCGGAGTACCGGCCGGCGGCGAGTCCGACGTTCGTCTTGGCGAAGCATTCGAATTCTCATCGGAAAGTTATGGAGCTCAGACGACAGAAGGAGATGACGAAGGCCCACCATGAGTTCATACATCACCATCACGGTACGGAGACTGCCATGATTTTCGACGTCTCGTCGGACGGTGATGATTACTTGATCCACCACAACGTTGGCCCAGATTTCGGACAGCTTATCTGATCGATCCCTTGTCCTTTTTTTTTACTTCCAATAATTAGGGATATCATATTAGATCAAAGTTTTGCTAATCTTGATTATGATGATGACAATTCACTCTCTTTCTTGCGTTATTTTGGGAATTTGTTAGAAGCTTTTCTTGCTTTTTTCATGACATATGAAATGAATTTTAATATAGTTTTATTTGGTTAAATCTACTTTTTATGTCATCAAGTTAGTAAACTTTGCCATTATAAACCACATGGTTTAAATACGCTACACCGAAGTTTGCCTTTATATTCTGGCAAGCTATGAATGGGAGATTGTCTACTTGTGATCGAATGAGGAGTTGGAACCAGAACATAGATGAAACTTGTGTATTGTGCCAGAGCTCCCTGGAGACGTTAAAGCATTTGTTTTTTGAGTGTGCTTACTCTACTCGAATATGGGAGAGTCTAGCTAAGGGTGTGATGAGGGATCAGTTTTCAATTGATC is a genomic window containing:
- the LOC106302021 gene encoding GATA transcription factor 12 is translated as MEEEAHEFLHTADHFAVDDLLVDFSNDDDEENDVIVDSDGANTALAVTDSSNSSSLSPVGLTSFQGDVQDGTSFSGDLCVPSDELAELEWLSNFVEDSFSTDDVQKLQLISGYKARPDPKPEPENQNSSSPIFTTDVSVPAKARSKRSRAAACNWASRGLLMEAVYDNPFTGETILSRHHLSPPTSPVSMTHPVKKQALDGFRRKKDSLLDSGAEERRCLHCATDKTPQWRTGPMGPKTLCNACGVRYKSGRLVPEYRPAASPTFVLAKHSNSHRKVMELRRQKEMTKAHHEFIHHHHGTETAMIFDVSSDGDDYLIHHNVGPDFGQLI